From Candidatus Eremiobacteraceae bacterium, the proteins below share one genomic window:
- a CDS encoding PDZ domain-containing protein, which translates to MIARAFAVALIIAIASCTLAVAARLPQPVPTASSAPAPAPTETPTPTPTLTPLPPPPAPPPDAQAISPTTAPIGVVTPRPEPTLAPSFWQGDAASSTIPLAMHGGRPYVPVVLDGVRRDFLLSSLRQTTIDDSIPVNRGGDVPSIRTLQVGAVRFVGLKVATARIGPFAQAYLGSNATGILGADLFAHYPVTIDYANVSMTIYRDEAAAAAARPAGAAAIPLALVDGMPTVACGIDGKNEPPCFVDVCSDEDIAVWGGAGSDFSRRSIGIRDAEPDHEVNGTVERAGAMSMGALTIAGPLVDRMSSSEEPLLSSTVHAVIGSGLLSRFVVTIDELGGTLTLAQSGAAATNAAPSPFDGSGLWLIWRDGQVVVRSIVPLSPADRVGLRPGDVILSIDGKPPLDLDSAVRSFDRPTGTKVALAYQRRKATKDIVLTLRSLI; encoded by the coding sequence GTGATCGCGCGCGCTTTCGCCGTGGCTTTGATCATCGCAATCGCGAGCTGCACGCTTGCGGTCGCGGCGCGCTTGCCACAACCCGTTCCGACGGCGTCGTCTGCTCCGGCGCCCGCACCGACCGAAACCCCGACGCCCACTCCGACGCTGACGCCGCTTCCGCCGCCGCCGGCTCCTCCGCCCGATGCGCAGGCGATCTCGCCGACGACAGCGCCGATCGGTGTCGTCACTCCACGCCCAGAACCGACGCTCGCGCCGTCGTTCTGGCAAGGCGACGCGGCCTCGTCGACGATCCCGCTTGCGATGCACGGCGGGCGACCATACGTCCCCGTCGTGCTCGACGGTGTTCGTCGCGACTTCCTATTGAGCAGTCTTCGTCAGACGACGATCGATGATTCCATTCCGGTCAATCGCGGCGGCGACGTGCCTTCGATCCGAACGCTGCAAGTCGGGGCCGTCCGCTTCGTCGGATTGAAAGTCGCGACCGCGAGAATCGGGCCATTCGCGCAAGCGTATCTCGGGTCCAACGCGACTGGGATACTCGGCGCCGATCTGTTCGCGCACTACCCGGTGACGATCGACTACGCGAACGTGAGCATGACGATCTACCGCGACGAGGCGGCCGCCGCTGCGGCGCGCCCAGCGGGGGCGGCGGCGATCCCGCTGGCTCTCGTCGATGGCATGCCTACGGTAGCGTGCGGAATCGACGGCAAGAACGAGCCGCCGTGTTTCGTCGACGTCTGCTCGGACGAAGACATCGCGGTGTGGGGAGGCGCCGGTTCCGATTTCAGCAGGCGGTCGATCGGCATCCGCGATGCCGAACCGGATCACGAGGTCAACGGAACGGTAGAACGTGCAGGGGCGATGTCGATGGGAGCATTGACGATCGCCGGGCCGCTCGTCGATAGGATGAGCTCGAGCGAAGAGCCGCTGCTATCATCGACGGTCCACGCGGTGATCGGCAGCGGCCTTCTCTCGCGGTTCGTGGTGACGATCGACGAGCTCGGCGGCACGCTTACCCTCGCACAGAGCGGCGCGGCGGCGACGAACGCGGCGCCGTCGCCGTTCGACGGCAGCGGGTTGTGGCTCATCTGGCGCGACGGTCAAGTGGTCGTGCGCAGCATCGTGCCGCTATCGCCGGCGGATCGCGTCGGACTTCGTCCGGGCGACGTCATCCTCTCGATCGATGGCAAACCGCCGCTCGACCTCGACTCCGCGGTGCGGTCGTTCGATCGGCCGACGGGGACGAAGGTCGCGCTCGCGTATCAACGGCGCAAAGCGACGAAGGACATCGTGCTCACATTGAGGTCGCTCATCTGA
- a CDS encoding DUF4097 family beta strand repeat-containing protein — MPIARLARPLLSAALLSLTALAAYRPALADQIVQTPDAPVVVIHSTAGLVTVTRGDDGAVRVVGGDNPTATTFHITSTNQGMMIPRGMGLPPRRFTLPGVREGTTGVRIENSGGDVTVYVPQRDAAVLVKLDSGDAALSQFRGPYVVVTNGGSVDLRELAGFGHVRTSSGRVTMTHVAGNLRVETTTGSVMGTAMLAERAEVKTEGGDIDWGFGGLAGGPYRFTSGTGNVHVTLDGRQAATIDAQSTRGSVINRFARTASVRFRSQHAMSMSLAGGGPEITAASESGVVDVGPRQP, encoded by the coding sequence ATGCCTATCGCTCGCCTCGCCCGCCCGCTGCTCAGCGCGGCCCTGCTCTCCCTCACCGCTTTAGCGGCCTATCGACCCGCGCTCGCCGATCAAATCGTCCAGACGCCCGATGCTCCGGTCGTCGTCATCCATTCGACCGCTGGACTCGTCACCGTGACGCGCGGTGATGACGGCGCGGTCCGCGTCGTCGGCGGGGACAACCCGACGGCGACGACGTTTCATATCACGTCGACCAACCAGGGCATGATGATCCCGCGCGGCATGGGTCTTCCGCCGCGGCGCTTCACGCTTCCCGGCGTGCGTGAGGGAACGACGGGCGTTCGCATCGAGAACTCCGGCGGCGACGTGACGGTATACGTGCCGCAGCGCGACGCGGCGGTGCTGGTCAAGCTCGACAGCGGCGATGCAGCGCTCTCGCAGTTCCGCGGGCCCTATGTCGTCGTGACGAATGGCGGATCCGTCGACCTTCGCGAGCTCGCCGGGTTCGGCCATGTCCGGACGTCGTCTGGTCGCGTGACGATGACGCACGTCGCCGGCAACCTTCGCGTCGAGACGACGACCGGCAGCGTCATGGGCACGGCGATGCTCGCGGAACGCGCCGAGGTGAAGACCGAGGGCGGCGACATCGATTGGGGTTTCGGAGGCCTGGCCGGCGGCCCGTATCGCTTCACGAGCGGTACCGGCAACGTGCACGTCACCCTTGATGGACGTCAAGCGGCGACGATCGACGCGCAAAGCACGCGAGGTTCGGTGATAAACCGCTTCGCTCGGACCGCGAGCGTCCGCTTCCGGTCGCAACACGCGATGTCGATGAGCCTTGCGGGCGGCGGCCCTGAAATCACGGCCGCGAGCGAGAGCGGCGTCGTCGACGTCGGTCCGCGCCAGCCGTAG
- a CDS encoding alpha/beta fold hydrolase, which translates to MSHVRIDRVEFPSAGGTVRGLYYSMEGVRTCVVLCHGYSSSKHNVDPLAFHLAADGYASLAFDFLGHRLGASSGPLREGADLVANALDACAVARRMEGIEHLVIGGHSMGAATSIGVAVANADIEGVIAMATSTGRSRQLTDDTMLSGLRNRTAYVDGADPDSITAAMDRYTDRVGDVAPRPILLIAALRDALVPPSAVRRLFDDAREPKTFEIVDANHTDCAERSRFVVSRWLRARGFPSAQQ; encoded by the coding sequence ATGTCGCATGTCCGTATCGACCGCGTCGAATTCCCGAGCGCGGGTGGGACCGTGCGCGGTCTCTACTATAGTATGGAAGGCGTGCGGACGTGCGTCGTCCTGTGCCATGGTTACTCGTCGTCCAAACACAACGTCGACCCACTCGCTTTCCACCTCGCCGCCGACGGCTACGCTTCGCTCGCATTCGATTTTCTCGGGCATAGGCTCGGCGCGAGCAGCGGGCCGCTGCGCGAAGGCGCCGACCTCGTCGCGAATGCCCTCGATGCGTGCGCCGTCGCGCGCCGCATGGAGGGTATCGAGCACCTCGTCATCGGCGGCCACAGCATGGGTGCCGCCACGTCGATCGGCGTCGCGGTCGCGAATGCGGATATCGAGGGCGTCATCGCGATGGCGACGTCGACCGGCCGCAGCCGCCAGCTGACGGACGACACGATGCTCTCCGGTCTGCGAAATCGGACCGCGTATGTCGATGGAGCCGACCCCGACTCGATCACAGCGGCGATGGACCGCTACACCGATCGAGTCGGAGACGTCGCGCCGCGGCCGATCCTGCTGATCGCCGCACTGCGCGACGCGCTCGTGCCGCCGAGCGCGGTCAGACGCCTGTTCGACGATGCGCGCGAGCCGAAAACGTTCGAGATCGTCGACGCGAACCACACGGACTGCGCCGAGCGGTCGCGCTTCGTCGTCTCGCGCTGGCTGCGCGCGCGAGGCTTTCCGTCGGCGCAGCAATAA
- a CDS encoding alpha/beta fold hydrolase — protein sequence MQAFSPSAGSVDVTGARARYLEAGAGSPLLLLHGLGQSSTAWRRVMPAFASHHRTIALDLPGFGESPAPDAQPYGGPEYFSKVVEATTSALGLGSLDAIGHSAGGLALMLDALRSPRRYRRVVLVDPVGFTPMPNNLLGTAAASLMRLFVGIPRTKAMTRALYSTAFFDASRVDDETVDELARRHADPRAKRIARHTFTKFFDYCRRLEPFHERLASLDVPILAIWGHEDRLFPASDAASLARVLPRARLEIFEQCGHCPQIEQPERFVSIVEEFLSAS from the coding sequence ATGCAGGCGTTCAGCCCTTCCGCGGGATCGGTCGACGTCACCGGCGCGCGCGCGCGCTATCTCGAAGCCGGTGCCGGTTCGCCGCTGCTGTTGCTCCATGGCCTCGGTCAGTCGTCGACCGCCTGGCGGCGCGTCATGCCCGCCTTTGCGTCACACCATCGGACGATCGCTCTCGACCTTCCGGGTTTCGGCGAGAGTCCGGCGCCCGACGCGCAACCGTACGGCGGCCCGGAGTATTTCTCGAAAGTCGTCGAAGCGACGACTTCGGCGCTCGGTCTCGGCTCGCTCGATGCGATCGGCCACTCCGCCGGCGGGCTCGCGCTCATGCTCGATGCGCTCCGCTCGCCGCGACGATATCGCCGCGTCGTGCTCGTCGACCCGGTCGGATTCACGCCGATGCCGAATAATCTGCTCGGCACGGCGGCGGCATCGCTCATGCGCCTGTTCGTCGGCATCCCGCGCACGAAAGCGATGACGCGCGCGCTGTACTCGACGGCGTTCTTCGACGCGTCGCGCGTCGACGATGAGACCGTCGATGAGCTCGCGCGGCGGCATGCCGATCCGCGTGCAAAGCGCATCGCCCGCCACACGTTCACGAAATTCTTCGACTATTGCCGGCGGCTCGAGCCGTTCCACGAACGGCTCGCCTCGCTCGACGTTCCGATACTCGCGATCTGGGGTCATGAGGATCGCTTGTTTCCGGCAAGCGACGCCGCTTCACTCGCGCGCGTACTGCCGCGCGCCCGCCTCGAGATCTTCGAGCAATGCGGGCATTGCCCGCAGATCGAGCAACCCGAACGTTTTGTCAGCATCGTCGAGGAGTTCTTGTCGGCTTCGTGA